The following is a genomic window from Antricoccus suffuscus.
GAGACGTCTTCGGTGAACAAGGCTTCAACGACGGCGCCGGCTACGGCCGGCAGGCTGGCCCGATGAAGGGGCAAGACCTCGACGCCGCGGTCACGCTCAGCTTCGAGGACGCGATCAATGGCGTGAGCCTGCCGCTACGCTTGACGGCCCCCGACGGGACCAGCAAGACACTGACCGTGCGAGTGCCCTCGGGTATTGACGATGGAAAGAAATTCCGCGTCCGGGGCAAGGGGTCGCCTGGTCTTAATGGCGGCCCTGCCGGTGACTTGTTGGTCAAGGTGACGGTCAAACCGCATGGCATGTTCACCCGCAAGGGAGCCAACCTGCAGCTCACGGTCCCGGTGACCTACGTCGAGGCGGCACTCGGCGCGACGATTAAGGTGCCGACCCTCGACTCGTCGGTCAGCCTCAAGCTTCCGGCCGGCACCTCCAATGGGCGCAAGTTCCGGGTCAAAGGTAAAGGCGTCACGGTCGGTAAGACGACCGGCGACCTTATCGTGGCCGTCGAGATCGCCGTACCGGCCAAGATGTCCGACGAGGCCAAGAAGGCTCTTGAGGACTACGCCGCGCTTCAAACGGACAATCCGCGCGAACAATTCTTCGCCACGTAAGATCTACGTAAAGGAGGTCGAGATGACTGCACCGCGAAACCGCGACGACGGGGCGTCGTCGCGCCGTGTGCGCAGCGAACCGCTCGGCCAGTCACGGCCACTCGGTGGCCGTCGACCGATGACCGATTCATCGGTGCCTGGTTCCTCGGTGCCTGGTCAGCCGGTAGCTGGCGATCAGCGAGCAACCGGCTCGCAGCAGGCGGCGTCGTACGTCGATTTCGAGACGCCGGTATTTGTCATCTCCATTGCCGCCGAACTTGCCCAGATGCATCCGCAGACCCTGCGCCAGTACGACCGCGTCGGCCTGGTGAAGCCCGGTCGGACCAGCGGTGGCGGGCGGCGCTACTCGGCGCGCGACGTCGCGCTGCTGAAGATGGTGCAGCACCTAAGTCAGAACGACGGGATCAACCTCGCCGGCATCAAGCGGATCATCGATCTGGAAGACCAGGTCCGTGCTTTGCAGTCGCGGGTCGA
Proteins encoded in this region:
- a CDS encoding heat shock protein transcriptional repressor HspR — translated: MTAPRNRDDGASSRRVRSEPLGQSRPLGGRRPMTDSSVPGSSVPGQPVAGDQRATGSQQAASYVDFETPVFVISIAAELAQMHPQTLRQYDRVGLVKPGRTSGGGRRYSARDVALLKMVQHLSQNDGINLAGIKRIIDLEDQVRALQSRVEELVVDVAEAQARVASAEAAVHASYRRDLVPVQPSAIIRWRR
- a CDS encoding DnaJ C-terminal domain-containing protein, whose translation is MSQKDYFEKDYYAALGVSKDASTSEIKKAYRKLASQSHPDKNPGDAAAETRFKEVSEAYDVLGNAKRREEYDEAQRLVSNGGGFPGGGGGYPGRYPGDFSAGAGGQSFNLNDLFGAARGARGGGRGGPNISDLFGDVFGEQGFNDGAGYGRQAGPMKGQDLDAAVTLSFEDAINGVSLPLRLTAPDGTSKTLTVRVPSGIDDGKKFRVRGKGSPGLNGGPAGDLLVKVTVKPHGMFTRKGANLQLTVPVTYVEAALGATIKVPTLDSSVSLKLPAGTSNGRKFRVKGKGVTVGKTTGDLIVAVEIAVPAKMSDEAKKALEDYAALQTDNPREQFFAT